From the Xenorhabdus ishibashii genome, one window contains:
- the holA gene encoding DNA polymerase III subunit delta, with protein MIRLYPEQLLSQLNEELRGSYLLWGNEPLLLQESQDSIRKVAEQHGFMEHFTFTLDNHTDWDEIFGLCQSLSLFASRQSLNLLLPENGPNAAMAERLTKLSGLLHSDILLILRGHKLTKAQENSPWFKAIGQNGVYVSCLTPEQNRLPQWVAQRAKNMGLLLENEANQLLCYCYEGNLLAMAQALERLSLLYPDNRLTLPRVEEAVNDAAHFSPYHWIDALLAGKVKRAWHILKQLRQEDTETIILLRTIQRELMLLLVLKRQYTTIPLKTLFDQHKIWQNRRTLLSTALQRLSQQELQSAIHLLTQMELRVKQDYSQSIWADLETLSMLLCGKPLPESFLNA; from the coding sequence ATGATCCGACTGTATCCTGAACAACTCCTTTCGCAGCTCAATGAAGAGCTGCGAGGCAGCTACCTGTTGTGGGGCAATGAGCCATTACTATTGCAGGAAAGTCAAGACAGTATCCGTAAAGTGGCTGAACAACATGGTTTTATGGAACATTTCACTTTCACATTGGATAACCATACCGATTGGGATGAGATTTTCGGCCTGTGTCAGTCACTTAGCCTGTTTGCCAGTCGTCAGTCTCTCAACTTGCTGCTGCCAGAAAATGGCCCAAATGCCGCAATGGCAGAGCGGTTAACCAAACTGTCAGGGTTACTGCATTCAGATATCTTACTGATATTACGTGGACACAAACTGACTAAAGCACAGGAAAATAGCCCGTGGTTCAAAGCGATTGGGCAAAATGGGGTATATGTCAGTTGTTTGACACCTGAGCAAAATCGCCTGCCACAATGGGTGGCACAACGTGCCAAAAACATGGGGCTATTACTGGAAAATGAAGCCAATCAATTACTCTGCTATTGCTATGAAGGAAACCTATTGGCAATGGCTCAGGCTCTGGAACGCCTTTCTCTGCTCTATCCTGATAATCGATTGACACTTCCTCGCGTAGAAGAAGCGGTCAACGATGCGGCTCACTTTTCGCCCTATCATTGGATTGATGCTTTGCTGGCAGGAAAAGTAAAGCGGGCATGGCATATATTGAAACAGCTCCGGCAAGAAGATACCGAGACAATTATTTTACTCCGTACTATACAGCGGGAGTTAATGCTGCTCCTGGTACTTAAACGTCAATATACGACCATCCCTTTGAAGACTTTGTTTGATCAACACAAGATTTGGCAAAATCGCAGGACATTGTTATCAACCGCATTACAGCGCCTGTCACAACAAGAACTACAATCTGCCATACATTTGTTGACTCAGATGGAACTACGCGTCAAACAGGATTATAGCCAATCCATTTGGGCTGACCTGGAAACGCTTTCCATGTTGTTATGCGGAAAACCATTACCAGAGAGCTTCCTGAATGCTTGA
- the nadD gene encoding nicotinate-nucleotide adenylyltransferase, which produces MDSATNGNAPVIQALFGGTFDPIHYGHLRPVEALAQLAGLKQVILLPNHVPPHRPQPEATSRQRLEMVRLAVRDNPLFTVDTRELERQTPSYTVETLKSFRQEIGEQRPLAFIIGQDSLQTIHTWYKWKELLNICHLLVCSRPGYQSQLSAPGMQSWFEKHKTDSPLPLSQKPHGYIYLAATPLLNISATDIRQRHQQGINCDDLLPPSIQNYIDSQGLYKK; this is translated from the coding sequence ATTGATTCTGCAACCAATGGGAATGCTCCGGTTATTCAGGCTTTATTCGGTGGCACATTCGACCCTATCCATTACGGTCATTTGCGTCCTGTGGAAGCATTGGCTCAATTAGCAGGACTCAAACAGGTCATCTTATTACCGAATCATGTCCCCCCGCACCGCCCTCAACCGGAGGCAACCTCCCGGCAACGACTGGAAATGGTTCGTCTGGCGGTGCGAGATAACCCTCTATTTACCGTGGATACCCGTGAGCTGGAGCGACAAACGCCTTCTTACACAGTAGAAACCCTGAAATCCTTTCGTCAGGAAATCGGCGAGCAACGTCCATTGGCATTCATCATTGGTCAGGATTCATTACAAACTATTCATACCTGGTATAAATGGAAAGAATTGCTCAACATTTGTCATCTGTTGGTCTGCTCCCGTCCGGGTTATCAAAGTCAACTTTCAGCTCCTGGTATGCAATCGTGGTTTGAAAAGCACAAAACTGATTCTCCACTCCCACTGAGCCAAAAACCACACGGTTATATTTATCTGGCCGCCACTCCGTTGTTAAACATTTCAGCAACGGATATTCGCCAGCGCCACCAGCAAGGGATAAATTGTGATGATTTGCTTCCCCCATCGATACAAAATTATATCGATTCACAAGGGTTATATAAGAAATAA
- the lptE gene encoding LPS assembly lipoprotein LptE, whose product MVENNLRRYICMILIGLAVLVTAGCGFHLQGTTQVPKELQTLQLSSGDPYGPLARAVRQQLRLNDVKIVENGDASVPILKLVSSDENKETVSIFLDGKAAERLLVLNVDAQVLMPDGSIYPLQAKVDRSFFDNSLEALAKDAEDELVKQEMREQAARQLMRQLLTVHSAELLKAEATQKAAAKQKQ is encoded by the coding sequence GTGGTAGAAAATAATCTACGACGTTATATTTGCATGATATTGATCGGGTTAGCGGTGCTAGTCACCGCTGGCTGCGGTTTTCATCTTCAGGGCACAACACAGGTTCCAAAAGAACTGCAAACATTGCAATTAAGCTCTGGTGACCCTTATGGGCCTCTGGCACGGGCAGTACGCCAGCAACTTCGGCTGAACGATGTCAAAATTGTTGAAAATGGTGATGCTTCTGTACCTATCCTGAAACTGGTTAGCTCTGATGAAAACAAAGAGACAGTGTCTATCTTTCTGGATGGTAAAGCGGCTGAACGTCTGTTGGTACTGAATGTTGATGCGCAAGTTCTGATGCCGGATGGTAGCATCTATCCATTGCAGGCAAAGGTCGATCGTTCGTTCTTCGATAACTCTTTGGAAGCACTGGCAAAAGATGCAGAAGATGAACTGGTTAAACAGGAAATGCGTGAACAGGCTGCCCGTCAGCTTATGCGCCAATTGCTGACCGTCCATAGTGCAGAACTCCTGAAAGCCGAGGCAACCCAAAAAGCTGCGGCTAAACAAAAGCAATGA
- the rsfS gene encoding ribosome silencing factor, with translation MILLQGTELQQFVIDKLEDSKAQDIVSIDVRGKSSITDCMVICTGTSNRHLMSVADNLVDDCRQAGIMPLGVEGQGISDWIVVDLGEIMVHVMQEDSRRMYELEKLWS, from the coding sequence GTGATCCTTTTGCAAGGCACAGAATTACAACAATTTGTTATTGATAAACTTGAAGATTCCAAAGCACAGGATATTGTTTCTATAGACGTTCGTGGAAAATCCAGTATTACTGACTGCATGGTTATCTGCACCGGAACATCAAATCGCCACCTGATGTCTGTGGCAGATAATCTGGTGGATGACTGCCGCCAAGCCGGTATTATGCCTTTAGGTGTTGAAGGGCAAGGCATTTCAGACTGGATAGTCGTCGATCTCGGCGAAATTATGGTCCATGTAATGCAAGAAGACAGCCGCCGTATGTACGAACTGGAAAAACTCTGGAGCTGA